In Flavobacterium endoglycinae, one DNA window encodes the following:
- a CDS encoding hydroxymethylglutaryl-CoA synthase family protein yields the protein MKTGIDAISFDVANIHLPIKTLAAARNIEPEKLEKGLGLLKMTFPDVHQDAVVFGANALTKLINDNKINLKEISRIYVGTESGIDSSKPIASYLISLMEQKFGEDALAECDVVDFTFACIGGVDAMQNCLDFIKLNPTKKAIVVTSDFAKYDLNSGGEYTQGAGAVAMLITANPKIIAFDDNWATSTKGVFDFFKPYRTISKDDITKNANNDSWFDNLEAEIEIHKDQPVFDGQYSNQCYMDRTRNAYFSFKKLKNTTETLYNTWTSIIMHLPYSFQGRRMLSEIYALDSAEKIIADDIAPADYQTKIKEVAKSEDYKTFVTEKLQPAELASSLIGNLYTGSIFMGLLSTLAHFYDTKKEVAGTKFGFLAYGSGSKSKVFEGTIQPEWQQALANVKLFENLAESVEIDFNTYERLHKKEQKQSVRTPKNEWVLDRIEKEIPVLIGARYYKWVD from the coding sequence ATGAAAACAGGAATTGATGCTATTTCGTTTGATGTAGCAAACATACATTTACCCATAAAAACTTTGGCTGCTGCCAGAAATATTGAACCAGAAAAATTAGAAAAAGGTCTTGGATTACTTAAAATGACTTTTCCAGACGTTCACCAAGATGCAGTGGTTTTTGGAGCAAACGCCTTAACCAAACTGATTAATGACAATAAAATCAACCTAAAAGAAATAAGCCGAATTTACGTAGGTACCGAAAGCGGCATTGACAGCTCAAAACCAATTGCTTCGTATTTAATTAGTTTAATGGAGCAGAAATTTGGCGAAGATGCTTTAGCCGAATGCGATGTTGTTGACTTTACTTTTGCTTGTATTGGCGGTGTTGATGCGATGCAAAACTGTTTGGATTTTATAAAACTAAATCCAACCAAAAAAGCAATTGTGGTAACCAGTGATTTTGCAAAATACGATTTAAACTCTGGCGGAGAATATACACAAGGCGCTGGAGCGGTTGCAATGCTGATTACAGCAAACCCAAAAATTATTGCTTTTGATGATAATTGGGCGACAAGCACAAAAGGTGTTTTCGATTTCTTCAAACCATACAGAACAATTTCTAAAGACGACATAACCAAAAACGCCAACAACGATTCTTGGTTTGATAACTTAGAAGCTGAAATCGAAATCCACAAAGATCAGCCGGTTTTTGACGGACAATATTCAAACCAATGTTATATGGATCGTACGCGTAATGCGTATTTTTCATTCAAAAAATTAAAAAATACTACCGAGACTTTATACAATACTTGGACAAGTATTATCATGCATTTGCCATATTCTTTTCAAGGACGACGAATGTTGTCTGAAATTTACGCTTTAGACAGTGCCGAAAAAATTATTGCCGATGATATTGCGCCAGCAGATTATCAGACAAAAATTAAAGAAGTAGCAAAATCTGAGGATTACAAAACATTTGTAACCGAGAAATTACAGCCTGCTGAATTGGCTTCTTCATTAATTGGAAACCTATATACAGGTTCTATTTTCATGGGATTGTTGTCGACTTTGGCTCATTTTTATGACACAAAGAAAGAAGTTGCAGGAACCAAATTTGGTTTCCTAGCTTACGGAAGCGGCTCAAAATCGAAAGTTTTTGAAGGAACGATTCAGCCAGAATGGCAACAGGCTTTGGCAAATGTGAAGCTTTTCGAAAACTTAGCCGAAAGTGTAGAAATTGATTTCAACACTTACGAAAGACTTCATAAAAAAGAACAAAAACAAAGCGTAAGAACCCCGAAAAACGAATGGGTTTTAGACCGAATCGAAAAAGAAATTCCTGTTTTAATTGGAGCGAGATATTATAAATGGGTGGATTAA
- a CDS encoding succinate dehydrogenase cytochrome b subunit, with the protein MAQSALLNASILKKVAMALSGIFLITFLALHVSLNFISIISEDVFNEASHFMGYNPLIQYVMQPILAFGVIFHFIMGFILTAQNSAARPIAYAKYNGAANASWSSRNMIISGLVILAFLGLHFYDFWFPEVSYKYIAGTAPDATRYYGELVHKFHDPIRTALYCISFILLGFHLWHGFASSLQSVGMYNKYSRFLAKVGYWFAVVVPVAFVIIALFHHFNQ; encoded by the coding sequence ATGGCACAATCTGCACTATTGAATGCTTCCATCTTAAAGAAAGTAGCTATGGCTCTTTCGGGAATATTCTTAATCACGTTTTTAGCGCTGCATGTTTCCTTAAATTTTATTTCTATTATTAGTGAAGACGTTTTTAACGAGGCTTCTCACTTTATGGGATACAATCCGCTGATTCAGTATGTAATGCAGCCAATTTTGGCATTTGGGGTAATTTTCCACTTCATCATGGGATTTATTCTTACGGCTCAAAACAGCGCGGCACGACCAATTGCATACGCTAAATACAACGGAGCTGCAAACGCTTCTTGGAGTTCTAGAAATATGATTATTTCTGGATTGGTTATTTTGGCTTTCTTAGGATTGCACTTTTATGATTTCTGGTTTCCTGAAGTTAGCTACAAATATATAGCAGGTACAGCGCCAGATGCTACAAGATATTATGGTGAGTTAGTTCACAAATTTCATGACCCAATCCGTACAGCATTATACTGTATTTCTTTTATCCTTTTAGGATTTCACTTATGGCACGGGTTTGCATCGTCTCTTCAATCAGTAGGGATGTACAACAAATACTCAAGATTTTTAGCAAAAGTAGGTTACTGGTTCGCAGTGGTTGTTCCGGTAGCTTTTGTTATTATCGCTTTATTTCATCATTTCAACCAATAA